In Zingiber officinale cultivar Zhangliang chromosome 3A, Zo_v1.1, whole genome shotgun sequence, the DNA window TCGTTAATGAGAACACCTAGCTGAATCATCTCTCTACCATGCCCCTTCAACGGTCTTTTCAGTGTTACAAGTGTTTGCCCTGTGTTTTTAATGATAGCATGTAAAAAATGGTAGTGATATTTGTATTATTTCTAAAAGGCTCTTGaactaattttcaattttttccttAAAAGATAAGTTCCTttagaagaaaataaaacaaaacaaaacccaGCAAATGCTTTATCCAACACATGCCAATGATGTGAACCTAAAAGAAGAAAGTAGTGCAGTGTATAGATAAATAGTCATTCATGGAAGTCCAAAAAACTGAACTAATACTGCATAAGCTCTTACCTTCTCTTATCAGTCAATGCTATTTATGTTATACCAACGTAGTGAAGAAAGCATTACATAAGATCATTGTGATAGACGGCCCCTCGTAAGCAGGTGTTTTAAAAGTCAGCCTAGCAGGACCACTTTGGCTGCCTAGGAAACTCAGGCGTCTGGTTGAACAGCACATGGAGTTTACAGTGAGAAATCAAGTTATAGTAAGTGATGGGTTAtttgttaataaaaattaaacctaaatttatAATCTGTCACTCGACACCCCAATTCATCCAAACCTCCTGCTTCTAGACTCCCTCTTCATACGACGCTGGCCAATTTCCAGCTAGATTTTCTTTCTTGTCATATCTAGGTTTGTTCTCTCTCTTCTTTTGTTTCATTTTCCTCGTATATTCATAAACTTCAGCATTTATTTTCAATCCTTTATTTATTTCCAGATTTGTCTATTTTCTCCTTGTTTTCACAATTCTCTTTAAGGTCATACTCCTCACAATGAGGTACCTTTATCCTCTTCTCCATAGCCTTTTTTAGCTTCTTTTTTTTACCTTGTCCTCTCAATTAATTTTCCTTTGATGTTATCTTATTggtttaaatcaatttaaaactcTACAACAAGAACGATTTACATACTGTGATGTGCAAAGTTTGTGGGAATACAACCACGGAAGCAACATCTAGGTCATATTAAAAGTAACAGTGTGGCTTGTTAAAAGGTAGCCTCTGAAGCTAAGAAGATTTGCCTTGAATACATAAAGCCAAAGAAAGAGTATGCCTACCTGGAAGTTCTCCTCTGTGACCAGCAGCTCTCATTTCATTAGCTAATGAAACAAGTTCAGTGACTTCTGAGCTATCCAGAAAATTCTCATGAAGTTTGAGTCCCTCAACTACATTTACCTACAAAATTTTATAAGGTAACCTAATAAATAAATTGTACCATCTCAATTCTCACAATCATAGGAAGCAGTTGAATGCGACAACAGTTTTCTTATATAAAAGAGCATACCATCATGCCATCGCTTGTTTCTCTGGCCAGGAATTCTTTTGGAGTTGATATTATTTTCAGAATTCCATATTGATCTGAAGTCATAATTGTCTTGTCTGTTGCAGAATCATTCACAAGTAGCCAAACATTTAAATTAATACAAAAGAAAAAAGTCcaaatttaaaatcaaacttaaagcAAAATAAACAAGGTAGAAACACAGGTGTTGATATTAGTAAAGGCATACCCATAGAAAGTTAAACGGCACTACTATCATTCAGTGAAATGCAATGCTAGACAGCAATTGTTCCTAAATTTAGCAAGAACATCCACTGGCAATTCATTGCTAATGGATCATAAGATACTGTTGGTACATTTCCAGATTGAATGAACAATCCTCCCATCTGGTACACATTCAGTCCAGAGTATAGTCAATCTGTCAAAGATGGATGAAACCCTTAGGTGGAATCAGTcaaagaaaattaatttgaatAGAGTGGAAGTTCAACAGTCTCTTGGGAGAAAGTTTTGCCATTCATGACCTAAAGGTTCAAAATCCATCAAACCAATCCAGCTTTACCAGTCTAAGATGATCAATGAGTCTCATCCAATTCAAGAACTTCTAACCCATTGAGGGATTGTAGAGGATTGAAATGGATTGTAAAAAACTTATGACCCCTAGAGATTCTATGCAAAATAATACTCCCTAATCCCAACTAGTGGGTTCTGGCTCCCCAGCGGAGTAGCAGATCTCTCACAGCGGCAACAATCTGCCTCTCACCTCACATAGAACCAACCCATCAGTTATGAACCTAAACCTTAGCAACAAAAAACCAAAAGGACCCTTCAAACACCCattgaaaggaaaaggaaaggctATAGAGTAGTTTCATCTTTCATGCCTAGATTTCGAAGAAACGAGAGTAGAAGCCCAACTCTCCTTTAGCCAACCATCTTCGtaaatgatgagaacaaataatgGAATGTCGCAATTAAGAAAATTGGAGACCTAGAGGATCAATCTTAGCAAGACAAAAGCTAGCTCCTACCTTGTGATTATTCTTATGAAACTAAAAGACTCTTAATTGAGCCTCAGAGACTTAATACTAAATTGGAAAAGCATCATTGATGTTTTGCACTCATAAAAATTGAAACTTTATCTCACTAAATGAATTCTTTGAGACCAAGAACCTTCAAGCAAATTGCAATTTGCAGTACCTCACCCAAAAAGAGTTTCTTGATAAGACACCCTTTAGAAAGCATGCAATGCGACCACTAATCATAGGGAATTTAGTGGCCCATCTATTGAGAACAACAATCCATCAAAAGTAGCTCTAATTAAAACCTAAAGGTGTCACCATTTCTTCTATAAAAAAGctaacaagaaaaataaatctttcaaATCATGCATCCTAGAAAATAATATAAGCATAGTACATTTGGCATTTTGTAATTAACACAATGCAGAAGGAACAAAAATGGTGTCTTACATCTGACACTAGATATAAGAATGCGGAGAATAAAGCATTCTAATAGGTGTCACATCACCATGGAAGACAATATTCCACTACTCAAGATATAGAACTCCATATAAAAGAACTTATCTATACTCAGATTCAATATAAGTGGGATCCAATAATCTGAGAACAAGATTCAAATCAAAAATAAAAGCACGGATGAAGCCCCACAAGAACTTATCTATATTCAGATTCAAACTAATTGGTTTGCCCCTGTAACAATCAACATGCAGATCAAATTCAGATTCAAACTAATTGGTTTGCCCTTGTAACAATCAACATGCAAATCAAATTCTGCATATCTTGACATGCATTTTTCATTGTGTAGGATGATACTTCGTCATCACGTACATAACTGAATTTTGACATTATATTCAGTGACcaataaaattaaattagttaaaacctacacaagaagaaaaaggaatCAATTTATGCCATGAGAAATTAATTGAACTTCCTAAAAAGTTAATATAGAACATGTAAATTTAGCGGTACAATCTGGGGCCTGTCATCAAGGTCTGTAGACCCAAAACCTTAATAAAAGATACAGAAGGTATAGGAAATCCTACACCTAAAACCTAGTTCGACCCAAAACACTAATAGAAGATCTAGTTCCTGAGAAAAACCTTATCTCATGGTGGGAGCGGCAGATCTCCATGTCCAGTGGCGCCAGCAGGCCCGACGGGGCCAGTGGAACCAGTGGGTCCGACGGGACTGAGCGACCGTCGCGGCCATCGCATACTCCGTTAAAGCTGCGCCGTAAGCAGCTAGCCACGTAGTAGCCGCGGCCGCTGCTTACGGCGCAGCTTTAACGGAGTACGCTGATGGCCGCGACGGACGCGAGTGAACGGAGGAGGGGTTTGAGAGGAATAGGATGGACGCAGGAGGGATTTAACAAGAGTCTAGGATTTTCGTCCGTTCGATGAAAATGAGATTCGAACTCTCCAACATAAAATCGCATTATACCCTTACACGTACGGTACTACTAATACTTtctattaaaatggaaatttgcaTGTAGCCTTAAatcattttagtttttttattaaaatgaatTTCAAATACTTTCTGAAAatactattttcaatttttaattattttgaaaaaaaagaaatggaaaaaaacattaaaaaattaaaattaaaaactttattttaaaaggtGATAGTTATTTATAGATTAATTTTGTAACAGTAAAGGatattttatataataaaatttaatttaaaaataaaaaaaatatttgtcatTAACAATATTTATACTAATAAATTCAAAGGTATTAAAaagttaataataaatattacttaagttttgaaatttctaAATTGGAAATTGAAAATAACCAAATCCAACccaacaaaacaaaataaaataattaaggtGCTTTTGTTTATGCTTTATTCTTATTTTCAAGAAAACGTACcttctttaaaaaataatatttgatttgtattttttatattgattttctaaaaaaatatttaatattttttgaaacAATAGAGAATaacaaaaaaatcattttttattttttatattttacgtAAATCAAACATACCTTATTCTCCTTAGAACTAAAAAAccagaaaacttttctttttaattatttaCTGCGAGGATAAATGAAAGAATAATTCTAATGTAAAATATCAGATCCGATTACACTTTGGATTTCCCTCTCAGCGAACCAAACGGGGGGAGGTTCAAATTTGGGGATCAAACTTGAAACTCAACGTTGGACCCACTGGTGCCACCTCATCAGCTCCACCTCTcgtcaaatttgaattttgaaatgctTGGGAATTTGAAAACTCCCTCTTGGACGTGAGTGGGCACCACCAACGAGAGCTTTGACTTTGAAATTTAAGTTGCCAACCTTTTCCTCGCAGCAAAGCTACTCCACGCTACCGCCCAAAACAGCCCTCCGTgcattttgaaattcaaattttgaaattggaTGGTTGAGTCTCCCTCCCAAATCAGCTTTCTTATTGAGGTTTCTGCTGCCATCTTCCAACCAGAAAACAGAATCTTGACCATTTTGGGTGAAGCAGTTTTGTCTTATAAATCAGCTTTCATTTCACAAAAATATAAAACGAGTGCATCTAAATAGACTCTTCCTTCCGTATCTTATGCAATTGATATTGAGAGCTTGAGTTCCAATGATCAAATTACTAAACAACAATATTAACTAAGAGAGCTCCAAAGTAATTGTTCATTGTCTAGCATGagattttattcctattttatgAATCTGCTTTTTTCCGCTCGTTCTAAGGGCATCTCCAATTCATCATCAAAACATCAAATTTGATGTGAATTTAACATTAAATTACTCCAATCCATACACCAAATCCTACCTCAAATATGGTGATGTGAATAGTGTAACATCAAATGGTGTTATACTATTCACATCATCATATTTGGTGATGGAgagagttttttttaattttattatattattataaaatcaaatgtaattaattaataattattattttctttatctttatttatagtataattaaatgtaattattatttattataaatttaaattaagtgtatttaatagcatatttaaattttattaggtatatttgtaaatatttattttattaaaattattattttaattttatttaatatattttaattataattacatttataaattatcactaatttcataaacataatataataaaatattaaaatttttgatatgcataaatataaaatacattaCCTATTACATTAACATacaaaataaagataataatGACATTAAATTAAAATGTTACTAATACAAACTTAAAAACATGAATAACTAAGCTTAACAAACAAGTACATGGAACAAACGATACTAATAAAGCACacataaacttaaaattactttaataatattataatattaatattcAGGAAGATCACTCCCCATTCcgctaaaataattatgaaattgccTGAAAATATTCGTAGAATTCTGAGATTCTTGATCTTCAACTTGATATTGATTAAGTTGTGATCCTTCCCTGTATTAAAGATGTTTGAGATCCTTCTCCTTGATGTGCAACTGAATGAGATCCTTATACTTGCATTCTCTTTTGCATAATTCTAATTTGCTCATTGCGAATATATTCACGCATCATCGGGTTAGAGATCGAGTTAAAatctttgaataaaattttgGTTTCTTCCTTGTAAAGCATAGTATCTGTCATTTTTGTAGTAGCGGCAGTACTTGCATTCATTGCCTCAACCAGTTGAACATTAATATTAATTACCTTTGCAATTTGTTCAtcattctttttcttcatttttgctTTTTTCACCCCTGGAGGTTATTTATTAGAAGTAGCATTGTTATCTGAATCAGTGATATTAAGATCAAAAGCAGACACACAAGGAGATGAAGGTGTATGAAATGCTTCATCGAAGAATTGTTGTTCAGATGAACCAACATTAGCATTTTGTTGTGGCGATTTCATGGATGCAGTATTCATAATGTCAGTGCCAAATTTTTCAATGTCTTTTGAGTATATTCTGGACATGGTCAAATTTGAAATCCTTTGTGTATTTTGGGTCTTCTGCAAATAACATTTTGGCACGAGTTAACTGCAAGAAAATAATTGAACATAAGTTATGAAGACAATGATACATATTAATAAATTTAgacttagattttaaaatttagatagtCTAAAATAGATATGAGCATAGTAACTTACAATATCTTGTTCCGATGCTCCACTAGGATTGAGATGTTCGATTTGTCGAATGCAACCTTTCATTTTGGATACCACATTTAGCATAAGAAACATTCTTTTTTACAAAGATCTTGGCGAGTCGGCTATGATGCACAAAATTTGGATCTGTATGAAACTCTTTCTCGACTCTTGCCCATAATTGATCATTCGATTGGTTGATCCCAATGATTGGATTTTGTGAAATATGAAGGTAAACATTACATAAGTGTTTATCTTTTTCAAATGAGTATGAAGCTTGtcgggagagggggggggggggggttgcacTCATTTTAGTAGAAGAGAAACTCTCACAAATATTGTTGACATACAATGTGTTATACCAATATATGGTAAGTCATTATATAGTGAAAAAAATgtgaatataaaattatgcaaattttGATTCAGTGTCATGTCACGTCGTCTGCTAAACTTGTCCCGATGTTGTCATTGTCGTGTCACGTCATCTGTGCATATTTGTCCAAATGTGTTCATTGTTAGGTCACGTCATCTGGACACACAAAAATGTGTGTTCAATGCCCGGTCACGTCGCCTGCCAAACTTGTCCCGATGTTGTCATTGTTGTGTCACATCATCTGTACATATTTGTCCAAATGTATTCATTGTTAGGTCACATCATCTGGGCACACAAAAATGTGTATTCAATGGTCGGTCATGTCGCCTGCTAAACTTGTCCCGATGTTGTCATTGTTGTGTCACGTCATCTGTGCATATTAGTCCAAATGTGTGTATAACATACATTATAAATACATACCCCATAAGCAACATGTACCTCATCCATTCAATTATCTCAGAAAATGGATAACAATATTGAAGGTTCATCAAATTTATCATCTTCAAGCTCTGATGATGATAACTATGCAGAAAGTTTTGGTGCAAGGCAACAATTGATCGCTCAGGTGATTTCTACCAAtaatcaaattatcttgaattatCTCAATGAAGGAAACAACAAAAGCATGCATCGAGGCTCAATTCCTGGTCAGAAGATAATCAATTGTAATCGTGAAGCTGCTGATCGTAATCTATTCAATGATTATTTCGCTGAAAATGCATTGTATAATGATGCAATGTTTCGAAGAAGATTCAGAATGGGACGGAATTTATTTATGTGTATCTGTGATGTTGTTACtaatcatgacaactattttataCAGAGAAGAGATGGGCTTGGAAGACTTGGTTTGTCAAGCTTGCAAAAAATAACAGCTGTATTTCGGATATTGGCGTACGGTGTACCAGCAGATGCTACTGATGAGTACATTAAAATAGGGGAATCAATTGCTATTGAAAGTATGAAACGATTTTGTCGTGCTGTTGTTGAAGTTTTTGGAGAGCAGTACCTACGATCTCCAAATGCTCACGATGTTGCTAGGCTACTTCATATTGGTGAGCTATGGGGTTTTCCAGGTATATTAGGTAGCCTAGATTGCATGCATTGGAGATGGAAAAATTATCCAACAACTTGGGCAGGACAATATTCTAGTTGTAGTAGAAAGCCAATAATTATTCTTGAAGCTGTAGCCGATtatgatctgtggatttgacatGCCTATTTTAGGTTGCCAGGATCGAACCATGATATTAATGTACTTGAGTCTTCTCATCTTTTTGCTAATCTTGCTGCAGGTATTACAATTTCTGCTCGTTATGACATTCAAGGAAAAGAGTACAATATGTGTTACTATTTAGCTGATGGTATATATCCAAAATGGTCAACACTTGTTCAAACGATTCATGCTCCACAAGATCGAAAGAATAAATTATTTGCAATGAAGCAAGAAGCGTGTAGAAAGGATGTTGAGCGAGCATTTGGCGTGCTCCAATCACGCTTTGCAATTGTTGCAGGGCCTTCATATTTTTggtagaaaaatattttacatgatATACTGACATCATGTATTATTATGCATAATATGATAATTGAAGATGAACGTGATTTAAATGCACTAATCGTGGAACACTTTGAGATGCCAACCCCAGATGTTGAGCCCGCAGTAGATGATGACACTCAATTTGAAGAGTTTCTAGCTCAATACAGACAAATCAAAGACAAAGAAGCTCATATTGCCCTTCGAAATACATTAATTGAACATTTATGAGAACAATATAGTAATTCTGAAAGTTAAAGTCTTGTAATATTGTATTTTCAATTAAGTATCCTTGtttgttttaaatataaaatagtaaaatattttatcctaattgtgtgtgattttataatatttttaaaatatatttatgcctGAGTAATTATATAatagaattaaaaattatatatatatatatatatatataatagaattaaaaattatatatatatatatatatatatattagttgtatattgaattttaaatatcaaatattaagaagtattaattttaaatataataattatcatataaaaattaataagaataatagaatattctaaagaattttttttttttgtgtgtgctatggatgttgatgggttggagtTGAAATAATGTTTCGTATTGAAATTGTACCATTTTAGTGTAAAAATTACACCAAATTTGATGATGTGAATTGGAGATGACCTTAATGATTGTAATACGTTCACAACTTTAACAATATGAGGACATGTTAAAGGCCTTTAACAGCAAGAAGATATTTGGCTTATATCTAGTTAAGGTTAAAGAAAAATGTTTGATTACATGAACTACGTATATATATTTATCAGCATAACTTATTCAAGGAAAAGGTTATTCATCAGGCAAAAGAAAGTAAATATGGGATAAAATTTAAGAGGATCAACACGTCCATGTTCCATACATTGTTTGCGCACACAAGTCCACGTGCATGCACCATGGGTGTCGATTGTGGCCAGGCCCGGCTCAAGGCATAGGTCATTATGGCCTATGCTTAGGGCTCTAATTTTATTGGGGCTCATTATTAATTAaagaataaatttattatttaatatttacaTTTAACAGTTATATTGTCTAGTTCCCAGGTTGCATTATGCATGCATGTAGATTTTGCTCTAGATTGGGGTTGCTTCGAATTTCGTTCTAGTGCTCTTTAGATTTTGCTAGATTTCAATGCAATCGATTTTATATCAGATtttgttgtttttatttttgagtAAATCTTGTTGGTCAGAATCTGACCAGCTAGAATTTTCTATCGTCCAATCATAATACAGGCATGTACatacatgtaattaatatatgtatgtgatattattaaaatacccttgtatatgtatgcatgcatgcatgaatTCTAGCTGACTAGATTCTGGCCATTTAGCATTACCCTTTATTTTTATAGTGCACATCAATTAATTCCAATGACAACTACATttaattacatattaattataattattatattctgATGCAAAAATTATATCTAGAGCTACAATATAACTATTTAAGACCTTACatctaatttctttttttttttcatctcatTTTATAATTAGTTCATCATCTATTCATTATCTCAATAGTGTCCATGTATTTTTTCCTCTCTTATAATTAGTTCTCTAAGAAGACATCCTTTTCCTATCTCACTCGATAATATTTTTTTCGCTTTCTGTTTCTTGAAATGTTTTTTATTGTTCTGCATAAATAAATTATGGAATGAATGAACTATGAACCTAAATCTAGATTATTAGTAATTGTATGAGAATTTTCTTATATATTTGTGTCAGTAATAGTCGAAGTTTGAAATATTATCAAATTATAATTATATGGTGTGAATTTTTAaatctaattatttaaaaaatttaaatacgtCGTTGTCGATCCCAAGTCTAAAtaaaaaaaggataaaaaaatatttttaaaaaaaaaatattattaaaggttttttttttcttcgccTAGGGCCCTGTAGAACTTTAAGCCGGCCTGGACTGTGCACTGATACCACAGTGATGACATATGTGCAAACATATAGCTATCATCAGATctcaaaattcaaa includes these proteins:
- the LOC122050887 gene encoding uncharacterized protein LOC122050887; the protein is MDNNIEGSSNLSSSSSDDDNYAESFGARQQLIAQVISTNNQIILNYLNEGNNKSMHRGSIPGQKIINCNREAADRNLFNDYFAENALYNDAMFRRRFRMGRNLFMCICDVVTNHDNYFIQRRDGLGRLGLSSLQKITAVFRILAYGVPADATDEYIKIGESIAIESMKRFCRAVVEVFGEQYLRSPNAHDVARLLHIGELWGFPGITISARYDIQGKEYNMCYYLADDERDLNALIVEHFEMPTPDVEPAVDDDTQFEEFLAQYRQIKDKEAHIALRNTLIEHL
- the LOC122053390 gene encoding RNA demethylase ALKBH10B-like isoform X1 — its product is MDKTIMTSDQYGILKIISTPKEFLARETSDGMMVNVVEGLKLHENFLDSSEVTELVSLANEMRAAGHRGELPGQTLVTLKRPLKGHGREMIQLGVLINEEPIEDGNTILTSEVRKIEAIPSLLDSIFDCLVQLQVLPVKPDFCLIDFFHEGDYSLPHT
- the LOC122053390 gene encoding RNA demethylase ALKBH10B-like isoform X2, producing MTSDQYGILKIISTPKEFLARETSDGMMVNVVEGLKLHENFLDSSEVTELVSLANEMRAAGHRGELPGQTLVTLKRPLKGHGREMIQLGVLINEEPIEDGNTILTSEVRKIEAIPSLLDSIFDCLVQLQVLPVKPDFCLIDFFHEGDYSLPHT